From the genome of Dehalococcoidia bacterium:
ATGCAACCAGTGATTCCTTGGTGAAAACACTTCGGGCCTGAGGCATGGAAGCAAAATCAAGGTTTCACAAGATGAGTCCTGTAGCAAGCCAACGTCCGAATTGAGCCGCCGCCAGAATTTATGCCGGACAGCCGTTGTTCTAAAACCTGCTCCCGGAAGCTGGACCTCACTCAAAAAATGGCGCTCTTGGGGTCGCGCTCCAAGACGTTATGCTAAAAAGCAGCTGAGGTCTTGGCAAGGATGACCCCCCGTCTTATTCTAGTTTGCAGTCAAGTCGATACTTTTGATCCATGGCCAGTAGGTTAAGCTCATAACGGCATTTTTGTCGGATGCCATCTCGAATAGTCCTTGTTCTGCTTGTTGGGTGACGGCATCGAGCGAATGAAAGACCTTGTTGGCGAAGTAATTCTTGCGGAGACGATTCCATATCTGTTCTGACGGATTGAATTCGGGTGAATAGGGTGGCATGAACACAAGCGAGATATTCTCAGGAACGATGAGTTCCTTGCCTCTATGCGATGATGCGTCATCCAGTACCATGATCATGAAATCTTCCAGATG
Proteins encoded in this window:
- a CDS encoding transposase, producing the protein MTLEKMNTENMSRFLNQVHQNHLEDFMIMVLDDASSHRGKELIVPENISLVFMPPYSPEFNPSEQIWNRLRKNYFANKVFHSLDAVTQQAEQGLFEMASDKNAVMSLTYWPWIKSIDLTAN